ACTGTTGCAGAATATTTCGATGAAGTCGTTTTTGTGAATCGCGAAATTGTTGCTGCAGGTCCTGTCGCAGAAGTATTCACAGACGCACATATTGAGGAAACATACCGTGTGGATCATAATTTGGGAGAAGAAGGTGTTGAAGATGTGGGAATCACTTTATAACCTTTTTAACGACTACACGTTTCAAACAGTCGCACTGGGAACCGGCTTCCTCGGCTTGTTCAGTGGCGTTATCGGTACCTTGGCAACATTAAAGCAAGAAAGTCTTTTGGGTGATGTTTTAAGTCATTCCGCTTTGCCGGGAATTGGGCTAGCTTTTCTTGTATTAAGAGAAAAGAATTTGATTATAATGCTAGTTGGAGCGGCGATTGCCGGCGGAATAGCAACAGCCCTTATTAATTGGATGAAAGAAAAAAGTATTATCAAAGGTGATGGAGCTATGTCTGTGACGTTATCGAGTTTCTTTGGATTAGGCTTGGTTATTATGACCTACATTCAAAGGCAGCCCAACGGCAATCAGGCCGGCCTCGAGAATTTCATTTACGGACAAGCGTCTTCGATGCTTTTGAAAGATGTTTACCTTTCAGTCGGATTGGGAACACTTCTACTGGTTCTTTTAGTCATTTTTTGGAAGGAAATAAAACTGTATATATTTGATCCGACTTTTGCCTATACACTTGGCTTCTCGGGCACATTCTTGAATGCTTTGGTTTCTTTGATGATTGTCGTAACGATTGTGATTGGTTTGGAGTCAGTAGGAGTCGTTTTAATGAGTACGCTCTTGATTGCCCCGGCCATTGCAGCGCGCCAATGGTCAAACCGGATGCATATTGTAGCAGTGGTCGCAGGTGTTTTCGGATTTTTATCTGGTATTGGCGGAACATTTATTAGTTCCATTGGAAAGCAAATTCCGACCGGACCGACCATTGTTTTGGTTGCGAGCCTTTTTGTATTAATTAGTATCCTCTTTGCACCGAAGCGCGGCCTAATAGCGATGCAAGTACGAAATAGAAAAGCAAGAAAACGACTGATAGAAAGGGCGAAGCAAACGACATGAATATGATGATAGAAATAATAGCAGTAGCCATTGTCGTTGCCATTGCGTGTGGATTGCCGGGTGTCTTTTTGGTTCTGCGCGGTATGACCATGCTTTCTGACGCGATTACGCACTCTGTTTTGTTGGGTATTGTTTTAGGATTTTTTGTTACACAGGATTTAAGCTCTCCCTGGTTGTTTTTGGGAGCGGCGGCGATAGGTGTTGCGACAGTCTGGTTAACGGAAACTTTACAACGGACACGGTTGATGAAGAAAGATGCAGCGATTGGACTGGTTTATCCCTTATTTTTCAGTATCGCGATTATACTTATTACCCGCTATGCGGGCAGTGTCCATCTTGATGTGGACAGCGTGATGATGGGAGAGATTGGTTTTACAACGTTTACCCGTTTCACCTTGTTCGGTCTTGATTTAGGTCCGCAAGCATTGTGGATTAATCTCGCTATATTATTATTAAATGCAGCCTTAATTGCATTGTTTTATAAGGAACTGCAAGTTACTACTTTTCATCCGGAATATGCAGCCGCCCTCGGATTTTCCCCGGTACTGGTTCATTACGGGTTAATGACGATTGTATCGCTTACGGCAGTAGGGGCTTATGATTCAGTAGGATCAATTTTAGTCGTTGGTTTTATGGTGGGACCGGCACTGACTGCGCATTTATATAGTAAGAAGTTGCCAACTATGATTGGCTTGACGGTCTTGGTAGCAATTTTCAACAGTGTTGTTGGGGTATTGTTGGCATTTCAGTTCGATGTAGCGATTGCCGGAATGATTGCAGTCATAACGGGTATAACCACACTTCTTGCGTTTATGGGAACACTATTTCAGAAGA
This genomic interval from Jeotgalibaca porci contains the following:
- a CDS encoding metal ABC transporter permease, which codes for MWESLYNLFNDYTFQTVALGTGFLGLFSGVIGTLATLKQESLLGDVLSHSALPGIGLAFLVLREKNLIIMLVGAAIAGGIATALINWMKEKSIIKGDGAMSVTLSSFFGLGLVIMTYIQRQPNGNQAGLENFIYGQASSMLLKDVYLSVGLGTLLLVLLVIFWKEIKLYIFDPTFAYTLGFSGTFLNALVSLMIVVTIVIGLESVGVVLMSTLLIAPAIAARQWSNRMHIVAVVAGVFGFLSGIGGTFISSIGKQIPTGPTIVLVASLFVLISILFAPKRGLIAMQVRNRKARKRLIERAKQTT
- a CDS encoding metal ABC transporter permease, with the translated sequence MNMMIEIIAVAIVVAIACGLPGVFLVLRGMTMLSDAITHSVLLGIVLGFFVTQDLSSPWLFLGAAAIGVATVWLTETLQRTRLMKKDAAIGLVYPLFFSIAIILITRYAGSVHLDVDSVMMGEIGFTTFTRFTLFGLDLGPQALWINLAILLLNAALIALFYKELQVTTFHPEYAAALGFSPVLVHYGLMTIVSLTAVGAYDSVGSILVVGFMVGPALTAHLYSKKLPTMIGLTVLVAIFNSVVGVLLAFQFDVAIAGMIAVITGITTLLAFMGTLFQKKINKRLPA